A single Micromonospora sp. CCTCC AA 2012012 DNA region contains:
- a CDS encoding toxin glutamine deamidase domain-containing protein has translation MSLLPSPIPHPLDHCPWDVPGWIYEALDWVIGVEWPDGNECAVWDLADRWYGVADVLTGPRDDATGAASEVRSGYGGVGAVAAAFDTAWRRVAEGDEAPLPVLFAVTGELGRLVESCGCDIEGAKLEVWIELGILVVELMSVAVATVLTAGAASPAAGVAITTTRLVVQQIFKRLMAQLARKAIREGLKEAGERAAKQVVKSGVRGLARRAALGGLAEAGQEAGVSLATQAYQNSTGRGHGLDVTDVATSAVGGFAGGAAAPLAGLGRHADGRLGRIGEHLGREMTGETIAEGAAGLATGQGVSLEDLARAAVSGVSGSVTGQADEAMHHRLDGRLAALAGAAPPSLDLTGLASPVATDLSEASGAVDHLPMQRTSDRVLGPGWGAGSADGLVVEAGVVRPEAADAVLAGAQPPADGAVHAPTAGSPSFDLTAVHEAFAGPEALHEAVSEPETVRPAYAGPGDVHEAVSGPASVRQAAAGAGDGPPPAGPAADPGVGPVSTHIGTSSVGVAAPVSPTLSSVAVEPPTVSVPSLPSTSPGVVTGPTLDPTLPPVAAQAAASPAVVSGAPLPTPQPTTSGDRPPIGVRGSHPGPAVSSRAIPAAPDVSSRVVPPVAPDISHRLAAPTTTAPGPAPTAPAPEHSGAGSEDRPRPSPRFPLLEALAPGPAHPTDDSLPDPPPPFHRPPHRPRTPEREAALAADREALDRRRYQGYFEAQRQWFEDKRRYEEADWLREGADRNERLATERAAQAEQLRREGRDLAAERWQRQAFEASQESYDLRELARAVLDGAALRKDVMVDDDADFHRINNDVADLAVGAVETSDRSALTGDDDPPPIDRSRRYGVRGGLRPPLALHQTDLERQMPRAADGGVLRTPDPRDGGWFRLANDGGPQADPTRGINCLDCTLSLYETWMHGRPRVSAPRTFDGYLAGDVRQPVGGEQDGPLRVEASTGGRFQALCGPAGATTYAELRRNVEHGYHDLHRQLLTGGHGSYAFLISSWEGGGSHAWVALNQNGTVLYLDPQNGVVYDRPLYGHTGWPERANVIAVDALVVGPDGTPMPLPDRPRGAYSVLPDLPPRHPDRGDAPDFNRVHLLGEPGPGDAPAGGPSTEPDRTRVRQARLDAHSDRVSAMLPVRDVLAGSTDLDQVFAAGVTPAELVHHLDPATLRSLAPQLDDPAARDVARLLGDPRFAQMLDQTWEAPPRGEPLLAEALVRQLTQRPELARMILATPELADSLTARPLTLHHLASHQQAIDVLGEVLADIADRGPEAVVANVDPEPRPTPLTARQRQISTAVAARRQPNLQLGFDTSRRDDETYRLGYLEQLFADAAVAQQELNGVATNLAGDHGQPGWRLRPKGRDRVLDKLVEYRNDASRLKDLAAAKVQFRQLDDIYRAVDQLAADPQVVILDIKDRFLAPSPSGYRDVLVNLRMSNGHVGELRLHLAALDRVAEWEHALYEVRRDLEAISEADGRPLTSRERAIRDGLLRRVQDSFWRALGEGL, from the coding sequence GTGAGCCTGCTGCCCAGCCCGATCCCCCACCCGCTCGACCACTGTCCCTGGGACGTGCCCGGCTGGATCTACGAGGCCCTGGACTGGGTCATCGGCGTGGAGTGGCCGGACGGCAACGAATGCGCGGTCTGGGACCTCGCCGACCGCTGGTACGGCGTGGCGGACGTCCTGACCGGCCCTCGGGACGACGCGACCGGCGCGGCATCCGAGGTGCGCAGCGGCTACGGCGGCGTCGGCGCGGTGGCGGCTGCCTTCGACACCGCCTGGCGTCGGGTGGCCGAGGGCGACGAGGCTCCGCTGCCCGTGCTGTTCGCGGTCACCGGGGAGCTGGGCCGGCTGGTCGAGTCGTGCGGCTGCGACATCGAGGGTGCCAAGCTGGAGGTCTGGATCGAGCTGGGCATCCTGGTCGTCGAGCTGATGTCGGTGGCGGTGGCGACGGTCCTCACCGCCGGTGCCGCCTCACCTGCAGCAGGGGTGGCCATCACCACCACCCGGCTGGTGGTCCAGCAGATCTTCAAACGGCTCATGGCGCAGCTGGCCCGCAAGGCCATCAGGGAAGGGCTGAAGGAGGCCGGTGAGCGGGCCGCCAAGCAGGTCGTGAAGAGCGGCGTCCGCGGGCTCGCCCGGCGGGCCGCCCTCGGTGGCCTGGCCGAGGCCGGCCAGGAGGCCGGCGTCAGCCTCGCCACGCAGGCGTACCAGAACTCCACCGGTCGCGGGCACGGCCTGGACGTGACCGACGTGGCCACCTCGGCGGTCGGTGGCTTCGCCGGCGGTGCGGCGGCCCCCCTGGCCGGGCTCGGCCGGCACGCCGACGGCCGGCTGGGCCGGATCGGCGAGCACCTCGGCCGGGAGATGACCGGCGAGACCATCGCCGAGGGCGCGGCCGGCCTGGCCACCGGCCAGGGCGTGTCACTGGAGGACCTGGCCCGGGCGGCGGTCTCCGGCGTCAGCGGCTCGGTCACCGGGCAGGCCGACGAGGCTATGCACCACCGGCTCGACGGGCGGCTCGCCGCCCTCGCCGGTGCCGCCCCACCGTCGCTGGACCTCACCGGGCTGGCGTCGCCGGTCGCGACCGACCTGTCGGAGGCGAGCGGGGCCGTCGACCACCTCCCCATGCAGCGCACCTCGGACCGGGTGCTCGGGCCCGGGTGGGGTGCTGGTTCTGCGGACGGCCTAGTGGTCGAGGCCGGTGTCGTCCGACCCGAAGCCGCCGACGCTGTGCTCGCCGGTGCGCAACCACCGGCCGACGGCGCGGTTCACGCACCGACCGCTGGTTCGCCGTCGTTCGACCTGACAGCCGTCCACGAGGCGTTCGCCGGGCCGGAGGCCCTTCATGAGGCGGTCAGTGAGCCGGAGACGGTCCGCCCGGCATACGCGGGGCCGGGGGACGTTCATGAGGCGGTCAGTGGGCCGGCGAGCGTCCGCCAGGCGGCCGCCGGAGCGGGGGACGGTCCACCTCCAGCCGGCCCCGCCGCCGACCCGGGCGTCGGACCGGTGTCGACGCACATCGGAACCTCCTCGGTCGGCGTCGCGGCCCCGGTAAGTCCGACGCTCTCCTCGGTGGCGGTCGAGCCCCCGACCGTTTCGGTGCCCAGCCTGCCGTCGACTAGCCCGGGGGTGGTCACCGGTCCGACGCTCGACCCGACCCTCCCGCCGGTGGCGGCGCAGGCCGCGGCCTCCCCGGCCGTCGTGAGCGGCGCACCCCTCCCGACTCCGCAGCCGACCACGAGCGGAGACCGGCCACCGATCGGCGTGCGCGGCTCGCACCCCGGCCCGGCTGTCTCCTCCCGGGCGATCCCGGCCGCGCCTGACGTGTCGTCCCGCGTCGTCCCGCCGGTCGCGCCGGATATTTCGCACCGGCTGGCCGCACCGACCACGACAGCACCGGGCCCCGCGCCGACCGCCCCGGCACCGGAGCACTCGGGCGCCGGGTCGGAGGACCGGCCGCGACCGTCGCCCCGGTTCCCGTTGCTGGAGGCGCTGGCACCGGGACCGGCCCACCCGACCGACGATTCCCTGCCGGACCCGCCACCCCCGTTCCACCGGCCGCCGCACCGGCCGAGGACACCAGAGCGGGAGGCCGCCCTCGCCGCCGACCGGGAAGCGCTCGACCGGCGGCGCTACCAGGGGTACTTCGAGGCCCAGCGGCAATGGTTCGAGGACAAGCGCCGCTACGAGGAGGCGGACTGGCTTCGGGAAGGGGCGGACCGAAACGAACGCCTGGCCACTGAGCGGGCTGCTCAGGCCGAGCAACTGCGCCGCGAGGGACGTGACCTGGCGGCGGAACGCTGGCAGCGTCAGGCGTTCGAGGCCAGCCAGGAGAGCTACGACCTGCGTGAGCTGGCCCGGGCTGTGCTCGACGGGGCGGCTCTGCGCAAGGACGTGATGGTCGACGACGACGCCGACTTCCACCGGATCAACAACGACGTCGCCGACCTGGCCGTCGGTGCCGTCGAGACGTCCGACCGGTCGGCGTTGACCGGCGACGACGACCCGCCCCCGATCGACCGGTCCCGGCGGTACGGCGTACGCGGCGGTCTGCGGCCACCGCTGGCGCTGCACCAGACCGACCTCGAACGGCAGATGCCCCGCGCCGCCGACGGTGGTGTCTTGCGTACCCCCGATCCTCGCGACGGCGGATGGTTCCGGCTGGCGAACGACGGCGGGCCGCAGGCCGACCCGACCCGGGGCATCAACTGCCTCGACTGCACGCTCTCGCTCTACGAGACCTGGATGCACGGCCGGCCGCGGGTCTCAGCGCCGCGAACCTTCGACGGCTACCTGGCGGGAGACGTCAGGCAACCAGTCGGTGGTGAGCAGGACGGGCCGCTGCGGGTCGAGGCGAGCACCGGCGGGCGCTTCCAGGCACTCTGCGGCCCGGCGGGTGCGACGACGTACGCCGAGCTGCGTCGGAACGTGGAGCACGGCTATCACGACCTGCACCGGCAACTGCTCACCGGAGGGCACGGCAGCTACGCCTTCCTGATCAGCAGTTGGGAGGGCGGCGGATCCCACGCCTGGGTGGCGCTGAACCAGAACGGCACCGTCCTCTATCTCGACCCGCAGAACGGAGTCGTGTACGACCGGCCGCTCTACGGACACACCGGCTGGCCGGAACGGGCCAACGTCATCGCGGTCGACGCCCTGGTCGTCGGGCCGGACGGCACGCCGATGCCACTGCCCGATCGGCCGCGCGGCGCCTACAGCGTCCTGCCCGACCTGCCACCCCGGCACCCGGATCGCGGTGACGCGCCGGACTTCAACCGCGTACATCTGCTCGGGGAACCCGGTCCGGGCGACGCGCCCGCCGGCGGCCCGTCGACCGAGCCGGACCGGACGCGGGTGCGGCAGGCCCGGCTGGACGCGCACAGCGACCGGGTCTCGGCCATGCTCCCGGTCCGCGACGTCCTCGCCGGCAGCACCGACCTGGATCAGGTCTTCGCCGCCGGAGTCACACCGGCCGAGCTGGTGCACCACCTCGATCCCGCCACCCTGCGCAGCCTCGCGCCGCAGTTGGACGACCCGGCGGCCCGGGACGTGGCGCGGCTGCTCGGCGACCCGCGCTTTGCGCAGATGCTCGACCAGACCTGGGAGGCACCGCCGCGCGGCGAGCCACTGCTCGCCGAGGCGCTGGTCCGCCAGCTGACGCAGCGACCCGAGCTGGCCCGCATGATCCTCGCGACGCCGGAACTGGCCGACTCGCTGACGGCCAGGCCGCTGACGCTGCACCATCTCGCCAGTCACCAGCAGGCGATCGACGTCCTCGGCGAGGTCCTCGCCGACATCGCCGACCGCGGTCCGGAAGCGGTCGTCGCCAATGTAGATCCGGAACCACGGCCCACCCCCTTGACTGCCCGACAACGACAGATCAGTACGGCCGTGGCGGCCCGCAGACAGCCGAACCTGCAACTGGGCTTCGACACGTCCCGTCGTGACGATGAAACCTACCGGCTCGGCTACCTTGAGCAGCTCTTCGCCGATGCGGCCGTGGCGCAACAGGAGTTGAACGGCGTCGCAACGAACCTTGCCGGTGACCACGGGCAACCGGGCTGGCGTCTCCGACCCAAGGGCCGCGACCGGGTGCTGGACAAGCTTGTCGAGTACCGGAACGACGCTTCTCGGTTGAAGGATCTGGCTGCGGCCAAGGTTCAGTTCCGTCAACTCGACGACATCTACCGGGCGGTCGACCAGTTGGCCGCAGACCCTCAGGTCGTGATCCTCGACATCAAGGATCGCTTCCTGGCACCCTCGCCGAGCGGATACCGGGACGTCCTCGTGAACCTTCGAATGTCGAATGGGCACGTCGGCGAACTCCGTCTGCACCTCGCCGCACTCGATCGGGTGGCCGAGTGGGAGCATGCTCTGTACGAGGTGCGGCGTGACCTCGAGGCGATATCGGAGGCGGACGGTCGCCCGTTGACGAGCCGTGAGCGGGCGATCCGGGACGGCCTGTTGCGGCGAGTCCAGGACAGTTTTTGGCGTGCACTGGGCGAAGGACTCTGA
- a CDS encoding SUKH-3 domain-containing protein has translation MIERRQAEQLAAVWARRDSDRLGFPCTPVVEEFELGWLITSDVTPDARALPGDLPTTVVDKETGDLSTWPRLPFPMVERMFLERRPTGPPPPRTVDAGSQLLRELSRLPTPGAAAHLTRNGRTWIRYGAKGEVELRHHPLVRAYLDELPPGHLVRGGDRHAEMIVVSDVLHEYDQQRVATGQPPASLEEARTFLGDADLEFFRIREPGDPAGGRAELPCDSCINFLVHVNALPWSDLAYTQMWRPGPQAVPDPDPGRFPPEIAASLVIAGWRPHFGDEVLAAAAIRDVTAVRGKRHTHAVFPAATSTITTFPGLNGKRRGPGEEVWISRLDIVPWKMGHTADTLADFGGVLGVRLFPLGTERGDSIIAVDEHGRIFALDQAGEWFLGPDIDAALTTLLLGRAPARVRDDGTW, from the coding sequence GTGATCGAGCGTCGACAGGCCGAGCAGTTGGCCGCCGTGTGGGCCCGGCGCGACTCCGACCGCCTTGGCTTTCCGTGCACGCCGGTGGTCGAGGAGTTCGAGCTGGGCTGGCTGATCACCTCGGACGTGACACCCGACGCCCGGGCGCTCCCCGGTGACCTGCCGACGACCGTGGTCGACAAGGAGACCGGCGACCTCTCCACCTGGCCCCGACTGCCGTTCCCGATGGTCGAGCGGATGTTCCTGGAGCGGCGGCCGACCGGGCCGCCGCCGCCGCGCACGGTGGACGCCGGGAGCCAACTGCTCCGCGAGCTCAGCCGGTTGCCCACCCCGGGCGCCGCCGCGCACCTGACCCGCAACGGCCGGACCTGGATCCGGTACGGCGCGAAGGGCGAGGTGGAACTCCGGCATCACCCCCTGGTCCGCGCCTACCTCGACGAGCTGCCGCCCGGGCACCTGGTCCGGGGCGGCGACCGGCACGCCGAGATGATCGTCGTCTCCGACGTGCTGCACGAGTACGACCAGCAGCGGGTCGCCACCGGTCAGCCGCCCGCCTCACTGGAGGAGGCCAGGACGTTCCTGGGCGACGCCGACCTGGAGTTCTTCCGCATCCGCGAGCCCGGGGACCCGGCCGGCGGCCGGGCGGAGCTGCCCTGCGACTCCTGCATCAACTTCCTGGTGCACGTCAACGCACTGCCGTGGTCGGATCTCGCGTACACCCAGATGTGGCGTCCTGGCCCGCAGGCGGTCCCAGATCCCGACCCCGGGCGTTTTCCGCCCGAGATCGCTGCCTCACTCGTCATCGCGGGCTGGCGGCCCCACTTCGGGGACGAGGTACTCGCCGCCGCCGCTATCAGGGACGTAACGGCTGTGAGGGGAAAGCGTCACACCCATGCCGTCTTTCCAGCGGCCACGAGCACCATTACGACCTTCCCTGGCCTGAACGGGAAACGTCGAGGGCCTGGTGAAGAAGTCTGGATCTCCCGTTTAGACATCGTCCCGTGGAAGATGGGGCACACCGCTGACACGCTCGCCGACTTCGGGGGCGTGCTCGGCGTACGGCTCTTTCCGCTGGGTACCGAGCGCGGCGACAGCATCATCGCCGTGGACGAGCACGGGCGGATCTTCGCTCTCGACCAGGCCGGTGAGTGGTTCCTCGGCCCGGACATCGACGCCGCCCTGACCACCCTGCTGCTCGGCCGCGCCCCCGCCCGCGTACGCGACGACGGCACCTGGTGA
- a CDS encoding YbaB/EbfC family nucleoid-associated protein — protein sequence MVDSVDRDANRALRARFDEVYGQYQRLRSGLDELQVKLAELRVTERSEDGQVTATAGARGELIDVEVTPAVFHERDARALSRKITKTVHRASAAAVSATQDLVAGYLPAGSPSMEFLRTNDFGALLGRADAVLQRGESAR from the coding sequence TTGGTCGACAGTGTGGACCGGGATGCCAACCGCGCGCTTCGGGCGCGGTTCGACGAGGTGTACGGCCAGTACCAGCGACTTCGGTCCGGACTGGACGAACTCCAGGTCAAGCTCGCCGAGCTGCGGGTGACCGAGCGATCCGAGGACGGTCAGGTGACGGCGACCGCCGGTGCCCGGGGTGAACTGATCGACGTCGAGGTCACCCCTGCCGTCTTCCACGAACGGGACGCCCGAGCGCTGAGCCGGAAGATCACCAAGACGGTCCACCGGGCTTCCGCCGCCGCGGTCAGCGCGACCCAGGACCTGGTCGCCGGCTATCTGCCGGCCGGGTCGCCGTCGATGGAGTTCCTGCGTACGAACGACTTCGGCGCGTTGTTGGGGCGGGCCGACGCGGTGCTCCAGCGTGGAGAGTCGGCACGGTGA